A region of Aquila chrysaetos chrysaetos chromosome 13, bAquChr1.4, whole genome shotgun sequence DNA encodes the following proteins:
- the C13H8orf58 gene encoding LOW QUALITY PROTEIN: uncharacterized protein C8orf58 homolog (The sequence of the model RefSeq protein was modified relative to this genomic sequence to represent the inferred CDS: deleted 1 base in 1 codon) encodes MLRRRGAFSVEPLRGRDGPWETAESCVVHTSASVYRRLQESPRQPPGGMNAWGPPPPPPISPGSPPASGRLLKSESEDSGVEMASNDHSPPTPLGSESSFSLDGFPPRRTPPGEEPGTEPPRPSRSRSASKKLVQAAQRSRRQRGPGRCPRQFGRRSANTADLQAEPAWDPREPEEPNVEDPEGSAVPEMVLPVPGQGLRYLEHVCQMLERLARLQQDNRILRQQAADARRTRPDTTPTREPPGQDLAVWRGERFRPRSCSDSQAPAPDPGPCRRMWGYSASSPSLLDPSESGVGTPTPDKDGRSHWGRVKVLLTRLTRRSLRGGRCR; translated from the exons ATGCTGCGCCGCCGCGGAGCCTTCAGCGTGGAGCCGCTCCGCGGCCGCG ATGGTCCCTGGGAGACGGCGGAGAGCTGCGTGGTCCACACCTCCGCCAGCGTCTACCGCCGGCTGCAGGAGAGCCCGCGGCAGCCCCCGGGGGGGATGAAcgcctggggaccccccccaccgccacccATCTCCCCTGGCAGCCCCCCGGCGAGCGGGAGGCTCCTCAAGTCAGAGTCGGAGGATTCCGGAGTGGAGATGGCCAGCAACGACCACTCGCCTCCCACCCCTTTGGGCTCCGAGAGCAGCTTTTCCCTTGACGGCTTCCCACCG AGAAGAACCCCCCCCGGAGAGGAGCCGGGTACCGAACCCCCCCGGCCATCCCGCAGCCGCTCGGCCAGCAAAAAGCTGGTGCAGGCAGCGCAGCGTAGCAGGAGGCAGCGGGGACCCGGGCGCTGCCCGCGACAGTTCGGCCGACGCAGCGCCAACACGGCCGACCTACAGGCAGAGCCGGCGTGGGACCCCCGGGAGCCGGAGGAGCCCAACGTGGAGGATCCCGAGGGATCG GCTGTGCCGGAGATGGTGCTGCCTGTGCCGGGGCAGGGGTTGCGGTACTTGGAGCACGTGTGCCAGATGTTGGAGCGCCTGGCCCGGTTGCAGCAGGACAACCGGATCCTCCGGCAGCAGGCGGCGGATGCCCGGCGCACCCGCCCTGACACCACG CCCACCCGGGAGCCTCCGGGGCAGGATCTGGCCGTGTGGAGGGGCGAGCGGTTCCGCCCGCGCTCCTGCTCGGACAGCCAGGCGCCAG CGCCCGACCCCGGGCCGTGCCGGAGGATGTGGGGGTACTcggccagctcccccagcctgctggaCCCCTCCGAGAGCGGGGTGGGCACCCCGACACCGGACAAG GACGGGCGCTCGCACTGGGGCCGGGTGAAGGTGCTGCTCACCCGCCTGACCCGCCGCTCGCTGCGGGGCGGCCGATGCAGGTAG
- the PDLIM2 gene encoding LOW QUALITY PROTEIN: PDZ and LIM domain protein 2 (The sequence of the model RefSeq protein was modified relative to this genomic sequence to represent the inferred CDS: deleted 1 base in 1 codon): MPVMVTLAGPAPWGFRITGGRDFGKPITVSKVTEQGKAAAGDLRPGDVIVAINGESAAEMLNVEAQNKIKQSPGQLRLQVERSPMPPPSHANGDTSPERLATRFQDTLRMQEESQDALRASYSSPASLSPLPGTGSSQPLEKEFACPGLRQERGSLSRQNSSPGSILPPPPPPPSPGLGTPPNPWETRRERRRSSSSPSPCNSLGLEPAMRRLEEDSEVYKMLQENRELRAAPRQSSTFRLLQEALEDEGGAGPAAPFPSRLSPSARKPVAGVQKLHVCEKCGSTIATQAVRIQDGRYRHPSCYACADCGLNLKMRGHFWVGDELYCEKHARLRYQGTLGGPANPPVSPHS, translated from the exons ATGCCGGTGATGGTGACCTTGGCCGGGCCAGCCCCTTGGGGCTTCCGCATCACCGGGGGAAGAGACTTTGGGAAGCCCATCACCGTCTCCAAG GTGACGGAGCAAGGGAAAGCGGCCGCGGGCGACCTCCGGCCGGGGGACGTCATCGTCGCCATCAACGGGGAGAGCGCGGCCGAGATGCTCAACGTGGAGGCGCAGAATAAGATCAAGCAGAGCCCTGGGCAGCTCCGGCTGCAGGTGGAGAG GTCCCCGATGCCACCTCCCAGCCACGCCAACGGGGACACCTCACCGGAGAGGCTGGCCACACGTTTCCAG GACACACTGCGGATGCAGGAAGAGAGCCAGGACGCCCTGAGAGCCTCCTACTCCAGCCCGGCATCCCTCAGCCCCCTGCCCGGCACTGGCAG CTCACAGCCCCTGGAGAAGGAGTTTGCCTGTCCCGGCCTCCGCCAG GAGCGAGGAAGCCTGAGTCGCCAGAACAGCTCCCCGGGCTCAATCCTGcctccaccccccccgcccccc tcacCGGGGCTCgggacccccccaaacccctgggAGACGCGCAGAGAGCGGCGTCGCTCTTCgtcctctcccagcccctgcaACAG CCTGGGCTTGGAACCGGCCATGAGGCGCTTGGAGGAGGATTCGGAGGTCTACAAGATGCTGCAGGAGAACCGGGAGCTGCGGGCGGCCCCACGGCAGTCCAGTACTTTCCGCCTGCTGCAGGAGGCTTTGGAAGACGAGGGCGGAG CTGGCCCCGCAGCCCCTTTCCCCAGCCGGCTCTCGCCCAGCGCCCGCAAGCCCGTGGCCGGCGTCCAGAAGCTGCACGTCTGCGAGAAGTGCGGCAGCACCATCGC GACGCAAGCGGTGCGGATCCAGGATGGCCGCTACCGGCACCCGTCGTGCTACGCCTGCGCCGACTGCGGCCTCAACCTGAAGATGCGGGGTCACTTTTGGGTGGGTGACGAGCTCTACTGCGAGAAGCACGCCCGCCTGCGCTACCAGGGCACCCTGGGGGGGCCCGCCAacccccccgtgtccccccacTCCTGA